One genomic window of Acidobacteriota bacterium includes the following:
- a CDS encoding tyrosine-type recombinase/integrase, which translates to MDAVNISTRLLPGTKRKGRHPEKALSASFLRSAPPGRHADGNGLYLFVQPTGTRSWIQRLVIRGRRRELGLGPLALVPLAEAREMALANRKLARQGGDPLAEKRRTEGIPAFAEAASRVLEQKQAGWRNRKHAQEWLSSLRRVAFPRIGKVPVSEVTSADVLEILPPIWHRKAETAQRVRLRLRAVLEWAVAMECRIDNPCDRIGPVLGIQQHVAQHTRALPHRKVADAIGTVRGSTALEAAKLAFEFLVLTATRWSEVRWAEWQGIDRSGRVWIIPPRRMKVNRQHRVPLCGRALEILEAAEALGEGDGPLVFTHREGQPLDDKQLRWMVRELGIAAVPHGFRSSFRDWAAEETDHPREVIEAALAHVVRNRVEAAYARSDPFERRRTLMDDWAGYLARGMGQDREPLE; encoded by the coding sequence TCCTTCGCTCCGCTCCGCCCGGAAGGCACGCCGACGGCAATGGCCTCTACCTCTTCGTCCAGCCTACCGGAACCCGTAGCTGGATTCAACGCCTCGTCATCCGTGGCCGTCGCCGTGAGCTTGGTCTCGGCCCCCTCGCCCTGGTCCCCCTGGCCGAGGCCAGGGAGATGGCGCTGGCCAACCGCAAGCTCGCCCGCCAGGGCGGGGACCCTCTGGCGGAGAAGCGACGGACGGAGGGCATCCCCGCCTTCGCCGAAGCCGCCTCGCGTGTGCTGGAACAGAAGCAGGCCGGCTGGCGCAACCGGAAACACGCCCAGGAGTGGCTGTCGAGCCTGAGGCGGGTGGCCTTCCCGCGCATCGGCAAGGTGCCGGTCTCCGAGGTCACCAGCGCCGACGTGCTTGAGATCCTCCCGCCCATCTGGCACCGGAAGGCGGAGACGGCCCAGCGGGTGCGCCTGCGCCTGCGTGCGGTCCTGGAATGGGCCGTGGCCATGGAGTGCCGGATCGACAACCCATGTGACCGAATCGGACCGGTCCTGGGCATCCAACAACACGTTGCCCAACACACGCGGGCCTTGCCGCATCGGAAGGTGGCTGACGCTATCGGGACGGTGCGGGGATCGACGGCATTGGAGGCCGCGAAGCTGGCCTTCGAGTTTCTGGTGTTGACGGCAACCAGGTGGAGCGAGGTGCGGTGGGCCGAGTGGCAGGGGATCGATCGCAGCGGGAGGGTGTGGATCATTCCGCCAAGGCGGATGAAGGTCAACCGCCAGCACCGGGTGCCGCTGTGCGGACGCGCCCTGGAGATTCTCGAGGCGGCCGAGGCGCTCGGAGAGGGAGACGGTCCGCTGGTGTTCACCCATAGGGAAGGGCAGCCTCTTGACGACAAGCAGCTGAGGTGGATGGTGCGGGAGCTTGGGATCGCGGCGGTGCCGCACGGATTCAGATCCAGCTTCAGGGACTGGGCGGCCGAAGAAACCGACCATCCCCGGGAGGTGATCGAGGCGGCCCTGGCGCATGTGGTCCGCAACCGGGTGGAGGCGGCCTATGCACGCTCCGACCCGTTCGAGCGCCGGCGCACGTTGATGGATGACTGGGCGGGTTACCTGGCCCGAGGGATGGGGCAGGACCGGGAGCCCTTGGAGTAG